A single region of the Neotabrizicola shimadae genome encodes:
- the bchB gene encoding ferredoxin:protochlorophyllide reductase (ATP-dependent) subunit B, giving the protein MKLTLWTYEGPPHVGAMRVATALQDVHLVLHAPQGDTYADLLFTMIERRNHRPPVTFTTFQASDLGADTATLLKTSATDAFDRFQPKALLVGASCTAELIQDDPGLVRTLGLPVPVVPLELPSYSRKENFGADETFLAITRALAKPQSRTEAITCNLLGPTALGFRHRDDVTELTRLLAGMGIAVNVTAPLGASAEDLTNLGRAHFNVLMYPETGEAAARHLERLCGQPFTRTVPIGVGATRDFIAEVARLTGLPAQADESSLRQPWYSASVDSTYLTGKRVFIFGDGTHAIAAARIAAKEIGFEVVGLGCFNREQARAVRAAAETYGLTALVSDDYLEVEAAIAAAAPELILGTQMERHIGKRLGIPCAVISAPVHVQDFPARYSPQMGFEGANVIFDTWVHPLVMGLEEHLLTMFREDFEFHDAAGASHHGAKATPREEDPAAVIPVVQPSGEIRWLPEAEKELKKIPFFVRAKARRNTELFAAKSGVATISVETLYEAKAHYAR; this is encoded by the coding sequence ATGAAGCTGACGCTCTGGACCTATGAAGGCCCGCCGCATGTCGGCGCCATGCGGGTCGCCACAGCCTTGCAGGATGTGCACCTCGTCCTGCATGCGCCCCAGGGCGACACATATGCCGACCTTCTGTTCACAATGATCGAACGGCGCAACCACCGCCCGCCAGTCACCTTCACCACCTTCCAGGCCAGCGATCTGGGCGCCGATACGGCGACGCTCTTGAAGACTTCTGCCACCGATGCCTTCGACCGCTTCCAGCCGAAGGCGCTCCTTGTCGGGGCCTCCTGCACGGCCGAACTAATCCAGGACGATCCGGGTCTGGTGCGGACCCTCGGCCTGCCGGTGCCCGTGGTGCCGCTGGAATTGCCGTCCTACTCCCGCAAGGAAAATTTTGGCGCAGACGAGACTTTTCTTGCCATCACCCGCGCGCTGGCAAAGCCGCAATCCCGGACCGAAGCCATCACCTGCAACCTCCTCGGCCCGACCGCGCTTGGCTTCCGCCACCGCGACGATGTGACCGAACTCACGCGGCTGCTTGCTGGAATGGGCATCGCCGTAAACGTCACGGCCCCCCTTGGCGCATCGGCGGAGGACCTCACGAACCTCGGCCGCGCCCATTTCAACGTGCTGATGTATCCCGAAACCGGCGAGGCAGCGGCACGCCACCTGGAACGCCTCTGCGGCCAGCCCTTTACCCGCACCGTCCCGATCGGTGTCGGCGCGACCCGCGACTTCATCGCCGAGGTCGCACGCCTGACGGGCTTGCCCGCCCAAGCCGACGAAAGCAGCCTGCGCCAGCCCTGGTACTCTGCTTCCGTCGACAGCACCTACCTGACCGGCAAGCGCGTCTTCATCTTCGGCGACGGCACCCACGCCATTGCCGCCGCCCGCATCGCTGCAAAGGAAATCGGGTTCGAGGTGGTGGGCCTCGGCTGCTTCAACCGCGAACAGGCCCGCGCCGTCCGCGCCGCTGCCGAAACCTATGGCCTGACCGCACTAGTCTCCGACGACTATCTGGAGGTCGAGGCCGCCATTGCCGCCGCCGCGCCCGAATTGATCCTCGGCACGCAGATGGAACGTCACATCGGCAAGCGCCTTGGCATTCCCTGCGCCGTGATCTCTGCCCCGGTGCATGTGCAGGATTTCCCGGCCCGCTACTCGCCGCAGATGGGCTTCGAAGGCGCGAACGTGATCTTCGACACCTGGGTGCATCCATTGGTTATGGGGCTGGAAGAACACCTCCTGACCATGTTCCGCGAGGATTTCGAGTTCCACGATGCCGCCGGTGCCAGCCACCACGGCGCCAAGGCAACGCCCCGCGAGGAAGACCCTGCCGCGGTGATCCCGGTGGTCCAGCCCTCGGGCGAGATCCGCTGGCTTCCGGAGGCCGAGAAGGAACTGAAGAAGATTCCGTTCTTTGTCCGAGCCAAGGCGCGGCGCAACACCGAGCTTTTCGCGGCCAAGTCCGGCGTGGCCACGATTTCCGTCGAGACGCTTTACGAGGCCAAGGCCCACTATGCGCGATGA
- a CDS encoding PucC family protein — protein MILRRRHIQQLGASWMPFADAASDSLPLGQLLRLSLFQVSVGMAQVLLLGTLNRVMIVELSVPALVVALMISIPVLVAPFRALLGHRSDTHRSAIGWKRVPYLWFGSLWQMGGLAVMPFALIVLSGDQTKGPAWAGEVLAALAFLMAGLGMHMTQTAGLALAADRATEETRPRVVALLYIMYLLGMGVSAVIVGWLLRDYDPILLVRVVQGCGAATLILNVIALWKQEKVRPMTAAERAEPRPAFRDAWAGLMAEDGAMRLLVVVVIGTLAFNMQDVLLEPYGGQVLGLSVGATTLLTATWSLGALVGFLWSARQLARGADPARLAARGLLFGIGAFTAVIFAAPLGSTALFYAGAAAIGLGGGTFGIATLTSAMTLPSRTAAGLALGAWGAAQATAAGLSIFLGGALRDGVSHAAAEGWLGAIANPALGYSVVYHLEIGLLFVTLAVLGPLVRLGHLLPSQPGSGKAQIGLAEFPT, from the coding sequence ATGATTCTGCGCCGTCGTCACATCCAGCAACTGGGCGCAAGCTGGATGCCCTTCGCCGATGCCGCTTCGGATTCCCTGCCGCTTGGCCAGCTTCTGCGGCTGTCGCTGTTCCAGGTCTCGGTCGGCATGGCGCAGGTGCTTCTGCTTGGCACCCTGAACCGTGTGATGATCGTCGAGCTTTCGGTGCCCGCGCTGGTCGTGGCGCTGATGATCTCGATCCCGGTTCTCGTTGCGCCCTTCCGCGCGCTTCTTGGCCACCGCTCCGACACACACCGCTCGGCCATCGGTTGGAAGCGTGTGCCCTATCTCTGGTTCGGCAGCCTCTGGCAGATGGGCGGCCTTGCCGTCATGCCCTTCGCGCTGATCGTGCTTTCAGGCGACCAGACCAAGGGTCCGGCCTGGGCGGGCGAGGTACTTGCGGCGCTGGCGTTCCTCATGGCCGGCCTCGGGATGCACATGACGCAAACCGCGGGCCTTGCCCTCGCCGCCGACCGGGCGACGGAAGAGACGCGCCCCCGTGTCGTCGCGCTTCTCTACATCATGTATCTGCTTGGCATGGGCGTGTCGGCCGTCATCGTCGGCTGGCTCCTGCGCGACTACGACCCGATCCTTCTGGTCCGCGTGGTGCAGGGCTGCGGCGCTGCCACCCTGATCCTTAACGTCATTGCACTTTGGAAGCAGGAAAAGGTCCGCCCGATGACCGCGGCCGAGCGCGCCGAACCCCGGCCCGCCTTCCGTGACGCATGGGCCGGGCTGATGGCGGAAGACGGGGCCATGCGCCTGCTGGTCGTGGTCGTGATCGGCACGCTTGCCTTCAACATGCAGGACGTGCTGCTGGAGCCCTACGGTGGCCAGGTACTTGGCCTGTCGGTGGGCGCAACAACGCTTCTCACCGCAACCTGGAGCCTTGGCGCCCTGGTCGGCTTCCTCTGGTCGGCCCGGCAGCTGGCGCGCGGCGCCGATCCGGCCCGGCTTGCTGCGCGCGGGCTGCTGTTCGGCATCGGGGCATTTACCGCCGTCATCTTCGCGGCCCCGCTCGGCAGCACCGCCTTGTTCTATGCAGGTGCTGCGGCCATCGGCCTTGGCGGCGGCACCTTCGGCATCGCCACACTCACCTCGGCGATGACCTTGCCGTCGCGCACCGCAGCCGGCCTTGCCCTTGGCGCCTGGGGCGCAGCCCAGGCCACAGCGGCGGGCCTGTCGATCTTTCTCGGCGGTGCACTGCGCGATGGCGTCTCTCATGCCGCGGCCGAAGGCTGGCTTGGTGCCATCGCCAATCCGGCCCTCGGCTACTCGGTCGTCTACCACCTCGAAATCGGACTTCTTTTCGTGACTCTCGCCGTGCTCGGACCGCTGGTCCGGCTCGGCCACCTGCTTCCATCCCAACCGGGGTCCGGCAAGGCCCAGATCGGCCTTGCCGAATTCCCGACCTGA
- the bchM gene encoding magnesium protoporphyrin IX methyltransferase produces MSDYAAIRDRVEHYFDRTATRAWERLTTDEKVSRIRQTVREGRDRMRATMLSRLPADMTGLRVLDAGCGTGAMTVELARAGAMVVAADISPKLIDIARDRLPAALAAQVSFHAGDMTDESLGSFDFVMAMDSLIYYRAPDIGSVLTRLGKRTRSTIVFTVAPRTPFLMTFWAAGKLFPRSDRSPVMVPHALPELRRHVGGDLARIDRVARGFYISDCLEYRP; encoded by the coding sequence ATGTCCGACTATGCCGCCATCCGCGACCGGGTCGAACATTATTTCGACCGCACCGCCACGCGGGCCTGGGAACGGCTGACCACGGACGAGAAGGTCAGCCGCATCCGCCAGACCGTGCGCGAAGGCCGCGACCGCATGCGTGCAACCATGCTCTCGCGCTTGCCCGCCGACATGACGGGGCTGCGCGTGCTGGATGCCGGATGCGGCACGGGCGCGATGACGGTGGAACTGGCACGCGCCGGGGCAATGGTCGTGGCGGCCGACATCTCGCCGAAACTGATCGACATCGCTCGCGACCGTCTGCCCGCTGCGCTGGCCGCCCAAGTCAGCTTCCATGCGGGCGACATGACGGATGAATCGCTCGGCTCCTTCGATTTCGTCATGGCGATGGACAGCCTGATCTACTACCGCGCCCCCGACATCGGTTCGGTCCTCACCCGTCTGGGCAAGCGGACCCGGAGCACCATTGTCTTCACCGTCGCCCCCCGCACACCATTCCTGATGACCTTCTGGGCTGCCGGAAAACTCTTCCCGCGCTCGGACCGGTCGCCCGTGATGGTGCCCCACGCCCTGCCGGAGCTTCGTCGCCACGTTGGCGGCGACCTGGCCCGTATCGACCGGGTGGCGCGGGGTTTCTACATCTCGGATTGCCTGGAGTATCGGCCATGA
- the puhA gene encoding photosynthetic reaction center subunit H codes for MVGVTFFGDFDLASLAIWSFWLFFALLIYYLQTENMREGYPLETEDGLPAPNQGPFPVPKPKTFLLPFGKGTVTAPSVENEAAHRRTNLALARTAASEGFPHVPTGNPMLDGVGPASWVPRRDEPELDGFGNPKIQPMSQLHEVQVSAGRDPRGLPVQAGDLEVVGRISDMWVDVPEQLVRYLEIELNSGSRRLVPMTMSTIWADRVRINAITSPLFENIPATRSQTQVTKLEEDKISAYVAGGWLYAEGRKRGF; via the coding sequence ATGGTCGGCGTAACCTTCTTCGGCGATTTCGACCTCGCCAGCCTCGCGATCTGGAGCTTCTGGCTCTTCTTTGCGCTGCTCATCTATTACCTGCAGACCGAAAACATGCGCGAGGGCTATCCTCTTGAGACCGAGGACGGTCTTCCGGCGCCGAACCAGGGTCCGTTCCCGGTGCCGAAACCCAAGACCTTCCTTCTGCCCTTCGGCAAGGGAACGGTGACGGCGCCTTCGGTCGAGAACGAGGCCGCGCACCGCCGCACCAACCTCGCCCTTGCGCGCACCGCCGCATCCGAGGGCTTCCCTCATGTACCCACCGGCAACCCGATGCTGGATGGCGTCGGCCCCGCCTCCTGGGTGCCGCGTCGGGATGAACCGGAACTTGATGGCTTCGGCAACCCCAAGATCCAGCCGATGTCGCAACTCCATGAAGTGCAGGTCTCGGCCGGACGCGACCCGCGCGGTCTGCCAGTGCAGGCCGGTGATCTGGAGGTTGTCGGCCGCATTTCGGACATGTGGGTGGACGTTCCCGAACAGCTGGTCCGTTACCTGGAAATCGAGCTGAACTCGGGCTCGCGCCGGCTTGTGCCGATGACGATGAGCACAATCTGGGCCGACCGTGTGCGGATCAATGCGATCACCTCGCCCCTGTTCGAGAATATCCCCGCCACCCGGTCCCAGACCCAGGTGACCAAGCTCGAGGAAGACAAGATCTCGGCCTATGTCGCCGGCGGCTGGCTCTATGCCGAAGGCCGCAAGCGCGGATTCTGA
- a CDS encoding magnesium chelatase subunit H, producing the protein MTDPMTPAQAGGYNVVIVTLDAHSAGPCERIAPRLQRDYPGLTITVLAAAEWAGDPAAIARARRVIEGADMILANLLFIEEHVQAVLPSLVAMRPHVDALVGIIADPAIVRLTKMGDLDMSQPASGVAAFLKKLRGSKEPNGASGEKQMTMLRRLPKILKFIPGKAQDLRAWFLSMQYWLGGSDDNIEQMIRFLIGRYAKNRGWTAPKAAAPVEYPEVGLYHPDLPGRITTDSAQLPRPAGAVATVGLLMLRSYILSADTAHYDAVIRAFEAQGVAVLPAFAGGLDGRPAIRAFMAGKVDALVSLTGFSLVGGPAYNDSPAAVETLTALDVPYVAAHPLEFQTLGQWAASGGGLGPVETTMLIALPEIDGATNPTVFAGRHDAGGCSGCPKPCHADPAATARAMAPCPERIAALVDKTARLARLRQSRVADRRVAVVLYGFPPNAGAAGTAAYLAVFESLHNLLHAMKADGYDVDPPATVDDLRTAVLAGPEALHGQPAHIAARVPASTIVSNSRWLRDIEAAWGPAPGRHQTDGRDVFVLGHQFGKVFVGLQPVFGYEGDPMRLLFEKGFAPTHAFDAFYRWIRDDFRADALLHFGMHGALEFMPGKQSGASGSCWPDRLIGNLPNIYLYAANNPSEASLAKRRSNAITVTHLTPPLARAGLYKGLAELKDSLTRLRALPPDAIEAQDLATLVVEQARAVDMDASDLSQLWVKLLETEGALITDGLHVLGRAMSATERATMLDLMPEDADRARADQLLQEDAEIPGLLRALSGRFVPPVPGGDLIRAPEILPTGRNIHAFDPFRMPTAFALQDGAAQADRLLAAHPTLPHSVALVLWGSDNIKSDGGPIAQALALMGAKPRFDSYGRLSGADLIPLSELGRPRIDVVMTLSGIFRDLLPLQTRMLAEAAWKAATAEEPESQNFIRAHTLKAMAATGVDLETAALRVFSNAEGAYGSNVNTLVGSAGFGDEDELADAYEARKSFAYGRSGKPTQQTKMLGQALATVDLAYQNLESVELGVTSVDHYFDTLGGIARATRRAKGGQDTPVYIGDQTRGAGIVRPLKDQIALETRSRSLNPRFYEGLLRHGAEGVRQIEAHVTNTLGWSATTGTVEPWVYQRLSETFVTDEEMRRRLASLNAAASSRMAQRLLEASDRQYWQPDPETLAALRAAADELEDRMEGIAAE; encoded by the coding sequence ATGACGGACCCCATGACCCCGGCGCAGGCCGGCGGTTACAATGTGGTCATCGTCACGCTCGACGCCCATTCCGCCGGACCCTGCGAGCGCATCGCGCCACGCCTGCAACGCGACTATCCCGGCCTGACCATCACCGTTCTCGCCGCCGCCGAATGGGCCGGCGATCCCGCCGCCATTGCCCGCGCGCGCCGGGTGATCGAGGGCGCGGACATGATCCTGGCGAACCTCCTCTTCATCGAGGAACACGTGCAGGCCGTGCTGCCGTCGCTGGTTGCCATGCGGCCCCATGTCGATGCACTGGTCGGCATCATCGCCGATCCTGCCATCGTGCGGCTGACGAAGATGGGCGACCTGGACATGTCGCAACCCGCCTCGGGCGTGGCGGCCTTCCTGAAAAAGCTGCGCGGATCGAAGGAACCGAACGGCGCCTCGGGCGAAAAGCAGATGACCATGCTGCGCCGCCTGCCGAAGATCCTGAAGTTCATTCCCGGCAAGGCTCAGGACCTGCGCGCCTGGTTCCTGTCGATGCAGTACTGGCTGGGCGGGTCTGACGACAACATCGAACAGATGATCCGCTTCCTGATTGGCCGCTACGCCAAGAACCGCGGCTGGACTGCGCCCAAGGCCGCGGCCCCCGTGGAATACCCGGAAGTCGGCCTGTACCACCCGGATCTGCCCGGCCGTATCACCACCGATTCCGCGCAGCTTCCCCGGCCAGCCGGCGCGGTCGCGACCGTCGGCCTTCTGATGCTGCGCAGTTACATCCTTTCGGCCGACACCGCCCACTATGACGCCGTAATCCGCGCCTTCGAAGCGCAGGGTGTTGCCGTCCTGCCAGCCTTCGCCGGCGGGTTGGACGGGCGCCCGGCGATCCGCGCCTTCATGGCCGGCAAGGTCGATGCTCTGGTTTCGCTGACCGGCTTTTCTCTGGTCGGCGGACCTGCCTACAACGACAGTCCTGCTGCCGTCGAAACCCTGACGGCGCTCGATGTGCCCTATGTCGCCGCGCATCCCCTGGAGTTCCAGACGCTCGGCCAATGGGCGGCCTCCGGCGGTGGCCTCGGCCCGGTCGAAACGACCATGCTGATCGCGCTTCCAGAGATCGACGGCGCGACCAACCCCACCGTCTTTGCCGGTCGCCACGATGCCGGAGGCTGCTCGGGTTGCCCGAAGCCCTGCCATGCCGATCCTGCTGCAACCGCCCGTGCCATGGCGCCCTGCCCGGAACGGATTGCCGCGCTTGTGGACAAGACCGCGCGCCTTGCCCGCCTGCGCCAAAGCCGTGTGGCCGACCGGCGCGTGGCCGTGGTTCTTTACGGCTTCCCGCCCAATGCCGGCGCTGCGGGAACCGCCGCCTATCTCGCCGTCTTCGAGAGCCTGCATAACCTCCTGCACGCCATGAAGGCCGATGGCTATGACGTCGATCCACCCGCGACGGTGGACGATCTGCGCACCGCCGTCCTCGCGGGGCCAGAAGCACTGCACGGCCAGCCCGCCCATATCGCGGCGCGTGTCCCTGCCTCGACCATCGTGTCCAACAGCCGCTGGCTGCGCGACATCGAAGCCGCATGGGGCCCCGCCCCCGGCCGCCACCAGACCGACGGGCGCGATGTCTTCGTGCTGGGCCACCAGTTCGGCAAGGTCTTCGTCGGCCTTCAACCGGTCTTCGGCTATGAAGGCGACCCGATGCGCCTTCTGTTCGAGAAGGGCTTCGCGCCGACACACGCCTTCGACGCCTTCTACCGCTGGATCCGCGACGATTTCCGTGCCGACGCTCTCCTGCATTTCGGAATGCATGGCGCGCTGGAGTTCATGCCGGGCAAGCAGTCCGGGGCAAGCGGAAGTTGTTGGCCTGACCGGCTGATCGGCAACCTGCCGAACATCTATCTTTACGCGGCGAACAACCCGTCCGAGGCGAGCCTCGCCAAGCGCCGATCGAATGCGATCACTGTGACACATCTGACGCCGCCGCTGGCGCGCGCCGGTCTCTACAAGGGTCTTGCCGAGCTGAAAGACAGCCTGACCCGTCTGCGCGCCCTGCCGCCCGATGCCATCGAGGCGCAGGACCTTGCCACACTGGTCGTCGAACAGGCTCGCGCCGTGGACATGGACGCCTCGGATCTCTCGCAGCTTTGGGTGAAGCTCCTTGAAACCGAAGGCGCACTCATCACTGACGGCCTGCACGTCCTCGGCCGCGCGATGAGTGCAACCGAGCGCGCCACCATGCTGGACCTTATGCCAGAGGATGCCGACCGCGCGCGTGCCGACCAGTTGCTTCAGGAAGACGCGGAGATTCCTGGGCTTTTGCGTGCCCTTTCGGGCCGGTTCGTGCCGCCGGTGCCGGGCGGCGACCTGATCCGCGCCCCGGAGATTCTGCCGACGGGCCGCAACATCCACGCCTTCGATCCGTTCCGGATGCCCACGGCCTTCGCCCTGCAGGACGGCGCGGCGCAAGCGGACCGGCTGCTGGCCGCCCACCCGACCCTGCCCCACTCGGTGGCGCTGGTCCTTTGGGGGTCGGACAACATCAAGTCGGACGGCGGTCCGATCGCGCAGGCGCTGGCGCTGATGGGTGCCAAGCCGCGGTTCGACAGCTATGGCCGTCTGTCCGGCGCCGACCTGATCCCGCTTTCCGAACTCGGGCGTCCCCGCATCGATGTGGTGATGACGCTCTCGGGCATCTTCCGCGACTTGTTGCCCTTGCAGACCCGGATGCTGGCCGAAGCCGCATGGAAGGCCGCAACCGCGGAAGAACCTGAAAGCCAGAACTTCATCCGCGCACACACGCTGAAGGCAATGGCGGCAACGGGCGTTGACCTGGAAACCGCTGCGCTGCGCGTCTTCTCCAATGCGGAAGGAGCCTATGGCTCGAACGTCAACACCCTCGTCGGCTCGGCCGGCTTCGGGGACGAGGACGAACTGGCCGACGCCTACGAGGCGCGCAAGAGCTTTGCCTACGGTCGCTCCGGCAAACCGACCCAGCAGACGAAGATGCTGGGTCAAGCACTCGCCACCGTGGATCTGGCCTATCAGAATCTCGAATCCGTCGAACTCGGCGTCACTTCGGTTGACCATTACTTCGACACGCTCGGCGGCATCGCCCGCGCGACCCGCCGGGCGAAAGGCGGGCAGGATACGCCGGTCTACATCGGCGACCAGACCCGGGGCGCCGGCATCGTGCGGCCGCTCAAGGACCAGATCGCCCTGGAAACCCGCTCGCGCAGCCTGAACCCCCGCTTCTACGAAGGGCTGCTGCGCCACGGTGCGGAAGGCGTGCGCCAGATCGAAGCGCATGTGACCAACACGCTCGGCTGGTCTGCCACCACCGGAACGGTCGAGCCCTGGGTCTACCAGCGCCTGTCCGAAACCTTCGTCACCGACGAAGAGATGCGCCGCCGCCTTGCCAGCCTCAATGCCGCCGCTTCCAGCCGCATGGCACAACGCTTGCTGGAAGCCTCGGACCGCCAGTACTGGCAGCCCGATCCCGAAACCCTCGCCGCCCTGCGCGCCGCCGCCGACGAGCTTGAAGATCGCATGGAAGGGATCGCCGCCGAATGA
- the bchL gene encoding ferredoxin:protochlorophyllide reductase (ATP-dependent) iron-sulfur ATP-binding protein, which yields MSPRDEIPDLRGLDGEGSVQVHQDANLRIDGAKVFSVYGKGGIGKSTTSSNLSAAFSLMGKRVLQIGCDPKHDSTFTLTGRLQPTVIDILKEVDFHAEELRPEDYVTEGFNGVMCVEAGGPPAGTGCGGYVVGQTVKLLKQHHLLDDTDVVIFDVLGDVVCGGFAAPLQHADRAVIVTANDFDSIYAMNRIIAAVRAKSANYKVRLAGCIANRSHATDEVDRYCAAVGFQRIAHMPDFDAIRRSRLKKRTLFEMDDSDDILLARAEYMRLADTLWRTAGDEGLSPDPLPDREIFELLGFD from the coding sequence ATGAGCCCGCGCGACGAGATCCCCGACCTCCGCGGCCTCGATGGTGAAGGCTCGGTTCAAGTCCACCAGGACGCCAACCTCAGGATCGACGGCGCCAAGGTCTTTTCGGTCTATGGCAAGGGGGGGATCGGCAAGTCCACCACCTCGTCCAACCTGTCCGCCGCCTTCTCGCTGATGGGCAAGCGCGTCTTGCAGATCGGCTGTGACCCCAAGCACGACAGCACTTTCACGCTGACCGGCCGGCTGCAACCGACCGTCATCGACATCCTGAAGGAGGTCGATTTCCACGCCGAGGAGCTGCGCCCCGAGGATTACGTCACCGAAGGCTTCAACGGCGTGATGTGCGTCGAGGCCGGCGGCCCGCCCGCCGGGACCGGCTGCGGCGGCTATGTCGTTGGCCAGACGGTAAAGCTCTTGAAGCAGCACCACCTGCTCGACGACACCGATGTGGTGATCTTCGACGTCCTGGGCGACGTGGTCTGCGGTGGCTTCGCGGCCCCGCTGCAACATGCCGACCGCGCCGTGATCGTCACCGCCAACGATTTCGACTCGATCTACGCCATGAACCGCATCATCGCCGCCGTGCGTGCGAAGTCTGCGAACTACAAGGTGCGGCTGGCCGGCTGCATTGCGAACCGGAGTCACGCCACCGACGAGGTGGATCGCTACTGCGCCGCCGTGGGCTTCCAGCGCATCGCCCACATGCCGGACTTCGACGCCATCCGCCGCTCGCGCCTGAAGAAGCGCACCCTGTTCGAAATGGATGACAGCGACGACATCCTGCTCGCCCGCGCCGAATACATGCGCCTCGCAGACACGCTGTGGCGCACGGCTGGTGACGAGGGGCTTTCGCCCGACCCGCTGCCCGACCGCGAGATCTTTGAACTTCTGGGGTTCGATTGA
- a CDS encoding ferredoxin:protochlorophyllide reductase (ATP-dependent) subunit N: MSLDAPRHGCLDTPILRERGQREVFCGLTGIVWLHRKMQDAFFLVVGSRTCAHLLQSAAGVMIFAEPRFGTAILEEKDLAGLADANVELDAVVARLIARRPDIRQLFLVGSCPSEVIKLDLSRAAERLNAAHAPHVRIYSYSGSGIETTFTQGEDACLAAMVPSLPATQEAALLVVGALPDVVEDQALALLDALGVGPVRILPSRRAAEAASVGPNTRYILTQPFLGDTAAALDRRGARRIVAPFPFGEEGTTLWLEAVARAFNVAEARFDAVTAAPRARARKAVAAQAATLAGKSLFFFPDSQLELPLARFLARECGMRPLEVGTPFLHRALMEPELALLPEGPVISEGQDVDLQLDRHAVQSPDLTVCGLGLANPLEAAGHATKWAIELVFTPVHFYEQAGDLAGLFARPLRRRSLLAGGAA, translated from the coding sequence ATGAGCTTGGATGCCCCTCGTCATGGCTGTCTGGATACGCCCATCCTGCGCGAACGGGGTCAACGCGAGGTATTCTGCGGCTTGACCGGCATCGTCTGGTTGCATCGCAAGATGCAGGACGCCTTCTTCCTCGTGGTGGGCAGCCGGACTTGCGCGCATCTGCTGCAGTCGGCCGCCGGGGTGATGATCTTCGCCGAGCCGCGCTTCGGCACGGCAATTCTGGAAGAGAAGGACCTCGCAGGTCTGGCCGACGCCAATGTCGAACTCGACGCAGTGGTCGCCCGCCTGATCGCGCGCCGACCCGACATCCGCCAGTTGTTCCTCGTTGGCTCTTGCCCGTCCGAAGTCATCAAGCTGGATCTGTCGCGCGCCGCCGAGCGGCTGAACGCCGCCCATGCGCCGCATGTGCGCATCTATTCCTATTCCGGCTCCGGCATCGAGACGACATTCACCCAAGGAGAAGACGCTTGCCTAGCCGCGATGGTCCCGTCGCTGCCCGCCACGCAGGAAGCGGCGCTGCTTGTTGTGGGTGCGCTTCCTGACGTGGTCGAAGATCAGGCGTTGGCGCTGCTGGACGCGCTTGGCGTCGGCCCGGTCCGCATCCTGCCCTCGCGGCGTGCGGCTGAAGCAGCGTCCGTCGGACCGAACACCCGCTACATCCTGACGCAGCCCTTCCTCGGCGACACTGCTGCCGCGCTGGACCGGCGAGGCGCACGTCGGATCGTGGCGCCTTTCCCCTTCGGCGAGGAAGGCACGACACTCTGGCTTGAGGCCGTTGCCCGGGCCTTCAACGTAGCGGAGGCCCGTTTCGATGCAGTCACCGCCGCCCCCCGCGCTCGCGCTCGCAAGGCAGTAGCCGCACAGGCTGCAACACTGGCCGGAAAGAGCCTGTTCTTCTTTCCGGACAGCCAACTCGAACTGCCGCTGGCCCGGTTCCTGGCGCGGGAATGCGGGATGCGTCCGTTGGAGGTCGGCACCCCCTTCCTTCACCGGGCTTTGATGGAGCCGGAACTGGCCCTCCTGCCCGAAGGCCCGGTCATCTCGGAAGGCCAGGATGTGGACCTGCAGCTTGATCGTCATGCTGTGCAGTCGCCAGACCTCACCGTGTGTGGCTTGGGTCTCGCCAATCCGCTGGAGGCGGCAGGTCACGCCACAAAATGGGCGATCGAACTGGTGTTCACACCTGTCCATTTCTACGAGCAGGCAGGCGACCTTGCGGGCCTCTTTGCCCGGCCGCTTCGTCGCCGCTCACTCCTCGCTGGGGGTGCGGCATGA
- the bchF gene encoding 2-vinyl bacteriochlorophyllide hydratase, which translates to MPRLTYSSGRKPLYTPQERARRDSTRWTLVQGILAPLQFLVFAVSLGLVLRFLITGEGYAAATASILVKTMFLYTIMVTGAIWEKAVFGQYLFAPAFFWEDVFSFAVIGLHTAYVWALLTGAMPPQALMTLALAAYAAYVINAGQFLLKLRAARLDSADRRPGILTEGGAV; encoded by the coding sequence ATGCCACGTTTGACTTACAGTTCTGGACGCAAGCCGCTCTATACGCCACAGGAAAGGGCGCGCCGGGATTCCACTCGCTGGACACTCGTGCAAGGCATTCTCGCACCGCTCCAGTTTCTGGTCTTTGCCGTCTCCCTCGGGCTAGTGCTGCGCTTCCTGATCACTGGTGAAGGCTATGCCGCGGCGACTGCCTCCATCCTGGTCAAGACCATGTTTTTGTACACGATCATGGTCACTGGCGCGATCTGGGAGAAGGCCGTCTTCGGCCAATATCTCTTCGCGCCGGCCTTCTTCTGGGAGGATGTCTTCTCCTTCGCGGTGATCGGCTTGCACACCGCCTATGTCTGGGCACTTCTGACCGGTGCGATGCCGCCCCAAGCTCTGATGACGCTCGCCCTGGCAGCCTATGCGGCTTATGTCATCAATGCTGGACAGTTCCTGCTGAAGTTGCGCGCCGCTCGACTCGACTCGGCCGACAGGCGTCCCGGCATCCTGACAGAGGGGGGCGCGGTATGA